Part of the Deltaproteobacteria bacterium genome is shown below.
TTCATCGATTAATGCCATATATAAACTGTCCATCCCATCATCTGGGTCTAACACTATCTGTGGACCAAGATTTTGCGAAATAATGTCTTTGGCTACTTTTGTCAAAAATGTTCTTCTGCCTACATTGGGTAAGCCACCAAGTATAATTAAATTTTCATATTCATGGCCAATTCTTTTTCGCAAACTTGCCGAAAATGAATCTTGTAAATTTGATCTACCAAGACATTTAAATGTTTTTCCCATATCCAGTAATCTATTTAAACTTGATTCAATTATTCTTGATGCTCTACCAGGGTTCGTAACTTTTTCAATTATTATATGTTTCATCCATTCTGGAATATTATCAATTTCTGTATCATCAATTATTATTACAATTGCTTTCTTAATAATATTTAATGAATACAACTCTTGAGCATAGTTTATTTCAAAGTTTACCCAAGATGATTGCAATGAATTTTTACTAGCTAATAAAACGAAAATGCTGGTCTCTTTAAGTTTTGAACGAATTTCATCAATCAATAATTGACCAGTTTCAAAACAATATTCATCGAGAATAATATTGCGACGCTTTAATCTGTTAGCCAAGGTTTCAACAAATGCCTTTTCTTTTTTTGAATGACACAAAAAAGCTCTCATGATTTAGCTCCTTATAGGCTTTTTTTGTCTATTTCAGCTTATCAATTGCCGTTTTGGCCATAGACATATCCCACAATGAGATAAGGAGGTCAACTTGTCGGCAAGGTCCTCGAATTCGATAAGTTAAACTTCAAATTAGACTCTCAAGCTTCCTTCCTTTCCGGTTATGATTATGGAACGATTTCGTACAGATGTTTCTATCCTATTTTGTTCCAACTCGCTTTTCCAATAACTATTTTATACTAAGGATTTTTTTGAATATCAAGTCCCAACTGTATCCTGAAAAATTTTCTGTGTGGGGGAACCACCTTAAAAATCCTCTTGCAATTATTTTGAAGCTCGTTTACTCTTTGAACCGGATTCAATAAATGAACTTAATTTCACTTCGGCGGTTTCCTCTGTCCCCCAAAACAGGCGGAAAGCCGCCCTCACCGCTTTTCCATAATTAATCCCGGAGGCGTCATGGACTTTCAATTCACCAAGGATCAGTTGATGTTCAAGGAGGAGGTCATCCGCTTCGCAAAAAAGGAGATCGTCCCCCGCGTTCAGGAACACGACCTTAAAAACGAGTTCGATTTCGAATCCTTCCGCAAAATGGGCGAGTTCGGCATTCTTGGCCTGCATTTCCCCGAGGAACTGGGCGGCCAGGGCGCGGACGTGATCACCACGGTGCTGGCTGGCGAAGCATTGGGGGAAGCGGGCGTTGACGGCGGACTCACCCTGGCCTACGGCGCACATACCTTTTTATGCGCGGACACCCTCTTCCGCCACGGAAACGACGCCCAGCGCAAAAAATACATCCCGAAACTCGCAAGCGGCGAGTGGATAGGCTGCATGGGCCTCACCGAGCCGGGCGCGGGGAGCGACGTGGCCTCCATGACATCCACCGCCGAAAAACGGGACGGCAAATACATTTTAAACGGCAACAAGATGTTCATCACCAACGGCCCCATTGCAGACGTGGCCGTGGTCTACGCCAAGACCGACCCGGCGGCCCACCACGCGGGAATCTCTGCCTTCATCATCGAAAAAGGGACCCCCGGATTTTCCGCAGGCCCGCCCCTCATCAAAATGGGCGTTCACACGTCCCAGACCTCGGAACTCATAATGCAGGACTGCGCCATCCCGGAGGAAAACCTCCTTGGCCAGGAAGGCATGGGCTTTCTGATGGCAATGGGCACCGTTGAATGGGACCGCTCGGCGCTTCTTGCCCCCTTCATAGGCTCCGGGGCGTATCTCCTTAAAAAATGCACCCGCTACGCCAAGGACCGCGTGCAGTTCGGCAGGCCCATCGGCCAGTTCCAGGCCACCAAGCACAAGCTCGCCAACATCCGCATAATGCTGGAAGCGGCCAAGGCCCTTGTTTACCGCATCGCCTGGTGCAAGAACACGGGAAAGCCCTTAAATCACCTGGAAGCCGCAGTGGCCAAGCTCTTTGCGGGCGACTGGACCCTAAATCCCATGAACGACGCCATGCTCCTTTTCGGCGGCTACGGCTACTGCCACGAGTACGACGTGGAGCGCTGCTTCCGGGACAGCCGCCTCGCCCCCATCGGCGGCGGCACCAGCGACATCCAGAAGATGATCATCTCAAAGATGCTGTAGAGGCCGCCTCAAAACGCGATCTGCTGTGTTGTGCTCAAAGCCAATTCCGTCACGTACGAAAAGTACGCTTGACTCATTGGCTTATCGCACGCCTTGCAGCTCATCGTTTTGAGACAGCCTCTACGGGCGGCGCATTTGAACATCTTGGTGGGCTCTTTGAACAGGCGGGAGCCGAACCGAAGCAAATATAAAGGAGCAATAACATGAACTTCGAGTTCAACGAAAAGGAACAGGCATTTTTGACCCAGATTGAGTCAATAATGACCGATTTTGAGCCCATGGCGGGAAAGAGCGTGACCGAGCCCCTGGCCGCCATCCTGGAAAAGCTCGCAGCCACCGAATATCTTAAGCTCGGCCTGGAAAAGACCGAGGGAATGGGCGTCCCGGTCATTCTGGCCGCAGCCCAGGAGCGCTTCGCCGCCGCCTACCCCTCGCTCTATCTCACTGTTGAAATGAGCGCCAGGGTTTTCGGGCGCATCCTTTTTTATCACGCGGACGCCGCCCAGAAGGCGAAATACCTCGCGCCCCTTCTGGCCGGAAAACTCGTCGGTGCGCTGGCGCTTTCGGAAAGCTCCATGAACGTGGACAACGAGCCGCTTTCCACCACGGCCACGGCTGACGGCGGCGGATACGTGGTTTCCGGCGCGAAAAGCTACGTGGTGAACGCGGGCGTTGCGGACGTGATCGCCGTCGCCTGCCGGGTAGACGACAAGGTGGGCTTCGCGCTTGTGGACAAAAATGCTGCTGGCCTTACCATCGGAAACCCCTACGCCACCCTTGGCTTCGAGGGAGCCCTGATAGCGAGCCTCACCCTTGAAAACGTGAAGGTGGAAAAGGGCGCTTTCCTTGGTCCTTACGACGCCAAAACCGCGCTTTCGGCGGTGCGGATGTTCGAAAACCAGGTCCTCACCGGAGCCGCCGTGGGGGCCATGAAGGCCGCCTTCGAGGCCGCAAAAAAGCACGCCAAGGAACACAAGAGCGGCGGAAAGCCGGTCATCGCCTTCCAGGAGGTGGCCTTCAAGCTGGCGGAGATGCTGACCTCGCTTCAGACCGGCGAGCTTTTCGCCATGCGGAGCGCCTGGGTTGCGGAAACCACACCCAAGGAAGCGGAGGACATCATCCTCTGCGCCAAGGTCTTCTGTTCGGAATCGGCGGAAAAGGTGGCCTCGGACGCCCTCCAGATTCTGGGCGGCGCGGGCTTCACCATCCCCAACGCGGCGGAGCGGGCCTACAGGAACGCCAAGTATACGGCCATCGCCGGGACTTCCACGGAAATCTGCCGGGTTAAAATCGGCGACTCGGAACTCGGATACAGGTAAACCATTCGCCCGTCTAAAAACGCGAATGGCGGTGTCACGCATCACGGCACGGGTCGTCATGTACGAAAAGTACTACTCCTCCCCGCGCCGCTCGCGAACCTTAGCGTTTCATCGCCAAAACTCAACAACTGACATCCAGGCTTCATATCAAGCCTTTTTCAACGGACTCATAAATGACTGAAGCGGCAAAAAACGGAACGGTTTCAACAAGCGCCCTTCGCAGGCAGAGGGAGCGGGAGCAGCGGTATCAAACGATATTGTCGGTGGCCGAAAACCTTTTTTCCACAGAGGGCTACCACGCCACCAGCATGGACAGGATCGCCCAGGCGGCGGAGGTCTCGGTAGGCACCCTGTACTTTTACTTCAAGAACAAGGAAGACCTTCTGGTCCAGCTCTTATCCGACATCGGCTTTCGCATAAGGGAGCTTGTGGGAAGCGAATTTATCCGCTCTGACGCGACACTCGTTGGTTTCGAGCAGGCGGGCCTTTCGTTTTTCACACAGTTTTGCGTTAAGCACCCGGAAAAGATCACCATTTTTTTCCGGGAATCCGTAGGCCAGGGACAGGCCGTGGAGGCCATGCGGAAAAAAATATTCAAAAAGTTCACCGCCGATATAGTCGGCGCCCTTGAGCGGCTTTCCAAGAAACTTGGCGTGACCTTCAGAAGCGGGCTTTCCACCGAAGTGATGGCCGTGTCCATTGTGGGCATGTACGAGAAGGTGGCCTACCAGTATCTTATCTGGAACGACAGGTCGGACGAGCTTCAGCGCGTGGCGGAAGACGCCCTTGCCTTCATCGTGGGCGGCGTCAAAAACCTGTGCAAAGAGTAAAGCCATGCACTTGAAAGGCGCACTCCACGTACACACCACCTGCTCGGACGGCACCCTGTCCATAAAGGAGGCCGTGGAAGCCCACGAGGCCCAGGGCTTTGACTTCATGGCCCTCACAGACCATGATTTTCTGATGCGCAAGGGCTGCTACGACGTTGTTTCGCGCCTTCGCACGGACATGATAATTTTTCTGGGCGAGGAGATCATGTTCCACGAGAAGGGCTACATCCACATAAACCGGGTGCAGGGCGACCGGGAAGTTCTCCACGTTTTCAACCATCCGTCGGAGCTTGGGCTTCCGGTTCCCCAGACCATCGAGCGCATGAGGGCAGTTTCCGAAAAACTGCGCCTGGATGCGGTTGAAATCACCACCAGGGGCTTTTACACGAAGGAATTCGACGTCCCAGAAGTATGGCTTAAAAAGATCGCAACGGACGACTCCCACGAGCGCCACATGATAGGACGCGCCTGGGTGGAGATGGACGCCCCGCGCGACAAGGACGCAATTTTGCGGGCCATAAAAAACGGGGATTTCTGGAACTGCTTCGCATCGAGAAGGCACAGATAAATATCTTTGTGGCTCTGAACTATTTTCAGCAAAGCGCTTTTCCTGGGAGCGCGGGCGTCCCGCCCGCTTTTGCAGCGTAATGCGGGCGGGACGCCCGCGCTCCCAGGGTAAAAGTTTCCTGTCCATTTTACGGCAAAGTTGAGAATAGCATAAAGCCACGAAGATTTTTTCGGAAGGGCGCGACAATCCGCGCCATTTTTCAATCACTGGCATAAAAGGCTTCGGAGGGTTCAACCATGAACAAAGTCGGCATCTGCGCGGTTGCGCAAGGTCCCTTTGAACGGAACACCTGGCACGAGCGCTTCCAGGGCATGGCCATGCCCGTACTGGAATCGCTCCTTTCGCAAACCGGCCTCGACTTCGCCGAAGACACGGGCATAAACGTCATCGTCTCCTGCTCGGACGACGTTTTCGACGCCCGCACCATTTCGGACAACGGCATGACCGATGTTCTGGGCGGCCACATGCGCTGCGAGGAAAAGGTGGCCCAGGACGGCATCCAGGCGGTCTACTACGCATCAAGCATCATAATGAGCGGCTACACCGACGTGGTGCTGGTTTTGGGCCACTCGAAGGAATCCCAGGGCCAGAGCCGCAACATGGTGACGCACCTTGCCTTCGACCCATTCTACACAAGGCCTGTGGGGCTTGATTTCACGGCGGCGGCGGGGCTCCAGGCAAGGGCCTACGGAAAACTTTCCGGCGTCTCCGAAGAAGAACTCGCCGAAATCGTGGTGAGAAGCCGCGAGAACGCGAAGAGAAATCCGCACACCCAGGACCTTGCGCCTGTTTCGATGGACGACGTTCTTTCCTCCCCCATGCTGGCCGACCCCATCCGCCAGCTTCACGCCTACCCGGTATCGGACGGCGTTGTGGGAATGATCTTCGCTTCCGAGGAACGCGCCAAAAAACTCTGCAAGAACCCGGTCTGGGTCACGGGCCTGGGTAACTGCATGGACGGCTTCTTTCTGGGAGACCGGGACATCGCCGACAACTTCGCTCTTAAAAAGGCGGCGGAGCGCGCCTACAAGCGGGCTGGAATCACCGACCCGGCCAAGGAAATCGACATCTTCGAGGTGTCCGATCACTACGCCTACCAGCAGCCCATGTGGCTTGAGGGCCTGGGGCTCGCCGAAACCGGAAAGGGCCCGAAGTTCCTGGCACACGGAGGCAAGGACCGGGTGAATCCTTCGGGCGGGATGCTTGCCGGAAACCCCCTCATGCTGGGCGGCCTCGTTCGCGCGGCGGAAGCCGCCGTGCAGCTTAAAAATGAGGCCGGGGACAGGCAGATTCCGGGAGTGAAGAAGGCGCTCGCCCACGGAGTTATGGGGCCGGCGGGGCAGTTCCATGGCGTTGCGGTTTTATCAAAGGACTAGGAGGAATAACGATGAGCAAACACAAGAAAAACCGCAACGTGGGCGTCGTGGGGGTGGGCATGTCGGTCTTTTCCAGCCACCGCGAGGAAGTGAACCAGCCTGAAATGATTTTCGAGGCAGTGGCCGAGGCCCTCAAAAACGCCGGAATAACCATGGATGACGTTGATTGCGTGGTTCACGGCAACATGGAGCTTTTTGAAATGGTCCATCAGCCGGACCTCTGGCACACCCTCGGCACGGGCTCGCGCGGGAAGGAAGTCTTGCGGGTCACCACCGGCGGCACCACCGGCGCGACCCTGGTCTGCGCGGCGGACGCCCTGGTTGCCTCCGGGCTTCATGACATAGTGCTGGCCATCGGCTTCGAAAAGCTCCAGGAAGGCCACACCACGGGCGGCATCACCAATATGGCGGATCCCTTGTGGGCGCGCCAGCTTCAGACCGGGGCTCTCACCGGCATGACTGCAGCCGACATGATAGAGGAGTTCGGCGAGGAGAGGGCCAAGAAGGTTTCCATGCGTTACCGCATCCTCATGGATGAAAACTGCATGAAAAACAGGAAGGCCCACCGCCGCCTTGGCCTCACCATGGATCAGGCCGACGATCTTGCGGTCAACTCCCCGGCCCTGGTGGGCGAGCTTCGCATGATCCACATGTGCTCCCAGAGCGACGGGGCCTGCGCCATGATCTTCGCCTCCGAGGAAAAGGCGAAACAGCTCTGCAAGCGGCCCGCATGGATAAAGGACCACATCACGGTCCACCGGGAGGAGATGTTCTGCATCTTCGGCGATGCCCCATACAAGACCACCATGCGATACGCCGCCGAAAAGCTCTTTGAGCGCAACGGCGTGAAAAATCCGGTTGAGGAATTCGACGTTTTCGAGATGTACGACCCCTCCTCCTGGTGGGCCACCGACTGGCTGCGGGAGTTCCTGCTTCTCGAAGGCGACCAGCACCTGAAAATGGTGGAAAACGACGAGATCGCCATAAACGGGAAACTGCCCATAAACCCGTCGGGAGGCGTCATCGGTTCCAACCCCATCGGGGCCACGGCAATGGTGAGGGTAGCGGAGGCCGCCATGCAGATAATGGGAACAGCCGGGGAGCACCAGGTTCCGCACGAAGTCAACAAGGCCCTTGCATCGGGCTTCGGCGGCACCATGTGGACGGTCCTGTTCATTTTAACCAGCGAAGTTCCCCAATAGGCGAAGGGAGGAAGATAACATGAATCTTGGAAATTACCTGGACGAGGCGGTCAGGAAGTACGCCCAAGTGCCCTACCTTCGCTTTTACGACGAGACCGTCACCTACGCCGAATTCGGGCGAAGGGTGAACGTCCTTGCCAACGCCCTTAAAAAGCACGGCGTGAAAAAGGGCGATTTCATTCATGTCCTGGTGCAGAACAGCCCCTACACCCTGGTGAGCTATTTCGCCATAATGAAGATTGGCGCGGTGGCGGGCCCCATCAACGGCTGGTGGAAGGCCAAGGAAGTCGAGTATCTGTTGAACGACTCCCAGGGCCCCGGCCTCATCATCGAGGACCAGTATCTCGATATTTTGAAGGAAATCCGGCCCAACTGCCCCAATCTCAAAACCGTCATCCAGGTTAACGGGGAAATCCTGCCGGGCCACCTCGATTTCGACGCCCTCCTTGCCGAAGGCGACGAGACCCCTGTCGTCTGCGAGGCAGCGCCCGACGACGACGCCTACATTTTCTACACCTCCGGCACCACCGGAAACCCCAAGGGCGTGCTTTTGGCCCACAAGAGCGTTCTCGCCGACATCAACGGAGTGAACGCGGCGCTCAACACCGAAGAAGGCATGGTGGTTCTCATCTTCCTGCCCCTTTTCCACGTGAACGCCATGCTCTCCACAAGCTCCTCCATGCAGAAGGGAAACACGGTGGTGCTTCGGAAGCA
Proteins encoded:
- a CDS encoding acyl-CoA dehydrogenase family protein; the encoded protein is MDFQFTKDQLMFKEEVIRFAKKEIVPRVQEHDLKNEFDFESFRKMGEFGILGLHFPEELGGQGADVITTVLAGEALGEAGVDGGLTLAYGAHTFLCADTLFRHGNDAQRKKYIPKLASGEWIGCMGLTEPGAGSDVASMTSTAEKRDGKYILNGNKMFITNGPIADVAVVYAKTDPAAHHAGISAFIIEKGTPGFSAGPPLIKMGVHTSQTSELIMQDCAIPEENLLGQEGMGFLMAMGTVEWDRSALLAPFIGSGAYLLKKCTRYAKDRVQFGRPIGQFQATKHKLANIRIMLEAAKALVYRIAWCKNTGKPLNHLEAAVAKLFAGDWTLNPMNDAMLLFGGYGYCHEYDVERCFRDSRLAPIGGGTSDIQKMIISKML
- a CDS encoding acyl-CoA dehydrogenase, with protein sequence MNFEFNEKEQAFLTQIESIMTDFEPMAGKSVTEPLAAILEKLAATEYLKLGLEKTEGMGVPVILAAAQERFAAAYPSLYLTVEMSARVFGRILFYHADAAQKAKYLAPLLAGKLVGALALSESSMNVDNEPLSTTATADGGGYVVSGAKSYVVNAGVADVIAVACRVDDKVGFALVDKNAAGLTIGNPYATLGFEGALIASLTLENVKVEKGAFLGPYDAKTALSAVRMFENQVLTGAAVGAMKAAFEAAKKHAKEHKSGGKPVIAFQEVAFKLAEMLTSLQTGELFAMRSAWVAETTPKEAEDIILCAKVFCSESAEKVASDALQILGGAGFTIPNAAERAYRNAKYTAIAGTSTEICRVKIGDSELGYR
- a CDS encoding TetR/AcrR family transcriptional regulator — its product is MTEAAKNGTVSTSALRRQREREQRYQTILSVAENLFSTEGYHATSMDRIAQAAEVSVGTLYFYFKNKEDLLVQLLSDIGFRIRELVGSEFIRSDATLVGFEQAGLSFFTQFCVKHPEKITIFFRESVGQGQAVEAMRKKIFKKFTADIVGALERLSKKLGVTFRSGLSTEVMAVSIVGMYEKVAYQYLIWNDRSDELQRVAEDALAFIVGGVKNLCKE
- a CDS encoding thiolase family protein; its protein translation is MNKVGICAVAQGPFERNTWHERFQGMAMPVLESLLSQTGLDFAEDTGINVIVSCSDDVFDARTISDNGMTDVLGGHMRCEEKVAQDGIQAVYYASSIIMSGYTDVVLVLGHSKESQGQSRNMVTHLAFDPFYTRPVGLDFTAAAGLQARAYGKLSGVSEEELAEIVVRSRENAKRNPHTQDLAPVSMDDVLSSPMLADPIRQLHAYPVSDGVVGMIFASEERAKKLCKNPVWVTGLGNCMDGFFLGDRDIADNFALKKAAERAYKRAGITDPAKEIDIFEVSDHYAYQQPMWLEGLGLAETGKGPKFLAHGGKDRVNPSGGMLAGNPLMLGGLVRAAEAAVQLKNEAGDRQIPGVKKALAHGVMGPAGQFHGVAVLSKD